CCCGACCTCGCGCGCCTTGCGCGACCCAATCTCAGTCGGCTCGAAACGCACCCGTGACGGCCGACGCCGCGGCGCGGCCTCGTGAGTCTGTTCGTCATCTCGGGGCGTGAGTTCCATACCCGCAGTACATACTGAACCACCGACAAAACAGGCCCGAAAACGGCCAGTTCGGAATGCGCCGAGAATCTTCTCGGAACTCAACAAAATAGACGCCAGAGCTTGATTGAGGACCCTACAACTCCGAACCGACCCAGCTGGGGCACGGCGACAACGCGAACGACCTAGTCGACCTGGCGGTTCAGCTCTCGATTGCGGCGTCGTTCAGGCGCGCTCACGCGGTCGAGATCGGCGATCTCCTCAGGGTCGAGCAGCAGGGTCGTCGCGGCCGCCAACTCGTCGACATGCACGAGCGAATCGGCGCTCACGACGGGGGCAACGACGCCAGGGCGGGCCAGCAGCCACGCGAGCGCGATGCGGGCGGTGGACACTCCGCGTTGCGCGGAGATGCGATCGAGCACGGAGAGCACGCGGAGGCCGCGCCGGTTGAGATACTGTCCCGCGCGGGCACGCCGGGCATTGCCAATCCCATCTGCGCGGCGACGATACGCGCCGCCGAGAAAACCGTGTGCCAGAGCGTAGTGGGGCAGCACGCCAAGCCCCTGCGAGCCCGCCGCGAGGGAGATGTCTGCCTCGTATTCCTCGCGGTGCATCAAGTTGTAGTGCTCTTGAATCGTTTCGAAGCGGGGCAGGCCCATCGCCGAGAGCACCCTCGCCTCGACCAGTCGGGCGCCCGAGAAGTTGGAGGCGCCGAGCACTCGCACCTTGCCCGCCTGGATCAGCTCATGCGCGGCAGCCAGCGAGTCCTCGAGCGGCACTGCCCGATCCTCGATGTGGAAGTAGAGCACGTCCACGTGATCCGTGCCCAGGCGCTCGAGCGAGGCGTCGACGGCACCGTGAATGGCCGCGCGGCCCAGTCCGGGGAACTCGCTCCCCCGACCCACCTTGGTGGCGAGGGTGACGCGGTCTCGGGCGCGGCGGGCGCGCATCCAATTGCCGATCATCGTCTCGGACATCCCGGCGGCGTAGTTATCGGCAGTGTCGATGAACTCTCCGCCGACGTCGACGTAGTGGTCAAGCACCGCGACGCTCGTAGGGCGATCCATCGTCCACCCGAACACGCTCGTCCCGAGCGCCACGGGAGGGATCACGATATCGGAGTGACCGATGCGACGACGGGGAACATCGGCCAGACTTCCGGGACGCACCTCTACCGGGCGCGTCACGGCGGGAACCCCGGGCGCGTGCCTCCCGGACGCTTCGTGACGAGACGCCACCTGAGTCGCACGCCGTAACGACAGCGCGAGCTCGTTCAGCCGCTCGCCATTGGTTCCCACAAAGCCGCCTTCCGTCACCAGGCCTTGCTTTCGAGCATAGGACCGCGAACGCCGAGCGCCTGCGGGCTCGCCGAAAACGTTACCAAGCCGCTCCCGTATCGACCGCAGAACGGCCCAGACAGCAAAACGGGCCCCGTGCGTGTCGCACGGAGCCCGTTTCAGTTGCGCGAGAGTTACTCGGCTGCTGCCTCTTCGGCAGCGGCCTCCTCCAACACGGGGGCGAGCGAGAGCTTGCCACGATCGTCAACCTTCGTGATCACCACGAGGATCTTCTGACCGATCGAGAGCACGTCGTCCACGTTCTCCACGCGCTTGCCACCGGCAAGCTTGCGGACCTCGGAGATGTGCAGCAGGCCGTCCTTACCGGGCAGCAGCGAGATGAAGGCGCCGAACGTGGCGTTCTTCACAACGGTGCCGAGGTACTGCTCGCCGACCTCGGGGTTCTGCGGGTTCGCGATGGCGTTGACCGCCGCGCGAGCCGCTTCAGCCGCCGGGCCGTCGACCGCACCGATGTAGACGGTGCCGTCGTCGTCGATCGAGATGTCGGCGCCGGTCTCGTCCTGGATACCGTTGATCGTCTTGCCCTTGGGGCCGATCAGCTCACCGATCTTGTCGACGGGGATGTTCACAGTGATCACGCGGGGCGCGGTCGGTGCCATCTCGTCGGGTGCGTCGATTGCCTGGTTCAGCACGTCAAGGATCGTGAGGCGCGCCTCGTGAGCCTGCGCCAGCGCGCCCTTCAGCACGTCGGACGGAAGTCCGTCGAGCTTCGTGTCGAGCTGGATGGCCGTGATGAACTCCGACGTACCGGCGACCTTGAAGTCCATGTCGCCGAGCGCGTCCTCAGCACCGAGAATGTCGGTGAGTGCCGCGTAGCGGGTCTCACCATTGTGCTGATCCGACACGAGACCCATCGCGATGCCCGCGACCGGTGCGCGCAGCGGCACACCAGCGTTGAGCAGCGAGAGGGTCGACGCGCAGACCGAGCCCATCGAGGTCGAGCCGTTCGAGCTCAGCGCCTCGGAGACCTGGCGGATGGCGTACGGGAATTCCTCGCGCGACGGGAGCACCGGCACGAGGGCGCGCTCGGCGAGGAAGCCGTGCCCAATCTCGCGACGCTTCGGGCTGCCCACGCGGCCGGTCTCACCGGTCGAGTAGGGCGGGAAGTTGTAGTGGTGCAGGTAACGCTTGCTCTTGATGGGCGACAGCGAATCGATCTGCTGCTCCATCTTGAGCATGTTCAGCGTGGTGACACCCAGGATCTGGGTCTCGCCGCGCTGGAAGATAGCCGAACCGTGCACGCGCGGGATGACCTGGACCTCGGCGTCAAGCGCACGGATGTCGCTCAGGCCGCGGCCGTCCATGCGAACGCCCTCTGCGAGGACGCGGCCGCGGACGATGTCCTTGGTCACGCTCTTGTACGCAGCGGAGACCTGGTTGTTGGCGTCTGCCGGCAGCTCGCCAGCCTCAACCTTGGCCGCGATGGCCTCCTTGACGCGCGCCTTCAGGGCGTCGTCAGCGTTCTGGCGCTCCTGCTTGTCGGCGATCAGGTAGATCGGGGCAAGCTCCTCGCGGGCGAGGGCGTCGACGGCGGCGAGGGTCTCGTCCGAGTACGGCGGGAACACCGGGTAGAAGGCGATCTCCTTCGCCGACTGAGCGGCGAGCTCCGACTGAGCCTTGACGAGCTGCGCGATGAACGGCTTTGCCGCGTCCAGGCCCTCGGCGACGACGGCCTCGTTGGGCTTGGTTGCGCCGCCGCGGATGAGCTCCCAGCTGTGCTCGGTGGCCTCAGCCTCGACCATCATGATCGCGACGTCTTCGTTGCCCTGGGCGTCGGTGACAACGCGGCCCGCAACGACGAGGTCGAAGACGGCCTCCGAGAGCTGCTCAACGTTCGGGAACGCGACCCACTGGGTACCGATCAGTGCGAGACGCACGCCGGCAATGGGGCCGGAGAAGGGCAGGCCCGAGATCTGCGTCGACGCCGAGGCGGCGTTGATCGCGAGTGCGTCGTAGAACTCGCCCGGGGCGATCGACAGCACGGTGATGACAACCTGAACCTCGTTGCGGAGGCCGGCGACGAACGACGGGCGCAGCGGCCGGTCGATCAGGCGGCAGACCAGGATCGCCTCGGTCGAGGGGCGGCCCTCGCGGCGGAAGAACGAGCCGGGGATCTTGCCGGCGGCGTACGAACGCTCTTCGACGTCAATCGTCAGCGGGAAGAAGTCGAAGTGATCCTTCGGCTGCTTCGATGCGCTGGTAGCGGAGAGGAGCATCGTCTCCTCATCCAGGTACGCAGCGACGGCACCCTGTGCCTGCTGCGCGAGACGGCCAGTCTCGAAGCGGATCGTCCGCTTTCCGTACTTGCCGTTGTCGAGGACTGCCTCGGCGAACTTGATTTCAGGACCCTCCACGGGATCTCCATTCGTCTCGGAGCACCCCAGCGGGCAGAGCGCGACGCGTGTTGCGCCGCAGTTGCTGATCAACAGTAGAAAGCCACCCTCGAGCGCAATTCATCCGAGAGGAGTTCACCACCGAAGACCAGCGCACCTGCCGGCGTGCTCGTTGCTTCGTTGATTGCGGTATCGACACACGACACCACATTCCTCAGCGTATCACGCACGCCCAGGATTCCCCGGGATTCCGGTCCCGCACCGCGCGTTCGGCAGAAACAGCTCTGCCCCCGGCGCGCGGGCGCCGGGGGCAGAGCAAGAAACTGAAAACCTAGCCGCCGAGCAGGTCGACCACGCGCACCTCGTCGGTGCCGATCGCGGTGCGCAGCTGAGCCACGAGCTCCTCCGAAACAGGCGAGTCGACCGAGAGGACGCTGAGCGCGGTGCCGCGCTTCTCATCCCGTGCGATCTGCAGGCCGGCAATGTTCACGCCAGCCTCACCGAGCAGCCCGCCATAGGCGGCCACGATGCCGGGGCGATCCGAGTACGTGAACACGATGAGGTGGTCGGCGAACGGGAGCTCGAGGTCGTACCCGTTCACCTCGACGATCTTCTCGATCTGCTTCGGGCCGGTCAGCGTGCCCGACACCGAAATCTGCGTGCCGTCCTCCAGCGCACCGCGGAGCGAGATCACGTTGCGGTAGTCCTCGGCCTCGGCCTCGGTGATCAGCCGCACCGCGACGCCGCGCTGCTCCGCGAGCAGCGGGGCGTTCACGTACGACACCGGCTCGCTGACGATCTGCGCGAACAGGCCCTTGAGCGCGGCCAACTGCAGCACCTTGACGTCGTGTTCCTGCAATTCGCCCTGCACGACGACGTCGAGCGAGGTGATCCGGCCCGAGGCGAGGCCGGCGAAGACCTGACCGAGCTTTTCCGTGAGGGGCAACCCGGGGCGGACGTACTCGTCGATCGCGCCGCCGGCGACGTTCACGGCGTCCGGGACGAGCTCGCCGGCGAGCGCCAGGCGCACCGACTTCGCGACCGAGACGCCAGCCTTTTCCTGGGCCTCGTCGGTCGAGGCGCCGAGGTGCGGGGTCACGTTGACGTTGGGCAGGCCCGTGAGGCTGTTGTCCGCCGGGGGCTCCTGCACGAAGACGTCGAGTGCGGCACCGGCGATCTCGCCGGCCTGCAGCGCCTCGGCGAGGGCCGCCTCGTCGATGAGGCCGCCGCGGGCGACGTTCACGACATAGGCGGTCGACTTCATTGCCTTGAGCTCCGCGGCACCGATCATGCCGAGCGTCTCGGGAGTGCGGGGCATGTGGATGGTGAGGAAGTCGGCGCGGGCGACGAGGTCTTCCAGGGAGACGAGGTGCACGCCGAGCTGCTGGGCGCGGGCGGCCGTCACGTAGGGGTCAAACGCGATGAGCTCGACGCCGAAACCGCGCAGGCGCTCTGCAACGAGCGCGCCGATGCGGCCGAGGCCGACGATGCCGACGGTCTTCTCGTACAGCTCAATGCCGGTGAACGACGAGCGCTTCCAGAGGCCCTCAGACAGCGACTGGTGCGCGCGCGGCAGGTGGCGGGCCAGCCCCAGGATGTGGGTGACCGTCAGCTCGGCGGCGCTGATGATGTTCGAGGTGGGTGCGTTGACCACCATGACACCGGCCTGCGTAGCCGCCTTGATGTCAACGTTGTCGAGACCGACGCCCGCGCGGGCCACGACCTTGAGCTTCGGGGCGGCGGCAATCGCCTCGGCGTCGACCTGGGTCGCCGAGCGGACGAGAATCGCATCCGCGTTTGCGAGGGCCGACAGGAGCGCCGGACGGTCGGTTCCGTCAACGTTCACGACCTCGAAATCTGGGCCAAGGGCCGAGATGGTTGCGGGCGAAAGTACTTCGGCGATCAGCACGACCGGCTTCGACACAGGCGATTCCTTCGGGTTCGGCAACTTGTCCCGGGTGCCCGGGCACCATTTGAGTATATTCCGTGACGGAGCACCCAAATGCCGCTGCTACGCCGTGTGACGGGCGCGCGGCAGCGCTACGCGAAGAAGCTGGACTGCGGGATGACGTGCATGATGTCGAGCTGCAGCACCGCGACGACGCAGAGCCCTGTCGCGAGCAGCAGGATCCTGGCCCAGCCGGGGCGCCGTCGGGAGATCACGAGGGCGACCACGTAGACCAGTACGGGCAGCGCGACGCCGAGCGAGAGCCAGGCCCAGCCGGCAGCCGAGACGCCCAGTCCAAGTGCCGCGGCGATGCCGGGAATACCGAGGAGGTTTCCCACTGCCGCCACCACTGCGTAGCCGTACATCAGGGTGACCAGGCCGCCGATCGTCCACACGATCCAGCCGGCCTTCTTCGGCGCGCTCACGCGACGACTCCCGACACCAGCATGGGCAGCGGGATCAGCACGATCGCCCCGACAACGAGGGCGAGGGCGAGACGGCCGGTCCCGCGGCCGCGCGTCAACAGGATCGCGGTAACGAGCCATGCCGCGGGGGCCACCGGGGCGGCCCAGAAGATGATCTGCTGCAGCACCCCGCCGACAATCCCGCTGCCGGCCGCTGTCGAGGAGTTCACCGCGGAGTATGCCTGGGCTACGATGAACCAACCCCAGGAGTAGAGCAAGTAGATGCCGCCGAACGCACCCAACAGCACGATCGCGGCGTTGCTGAGCCCGTCGGTCTCGTCGGCGGCTGCACCCTCGTCGGCCAGTTCTCCCCCGGCAGGATCCTGCCCGAGCGCTGGGTCCGCCAGATGTGAGGTGGGCGCTGGCGTCAGGTCCGATTCGGGGGCGTCGCCCTCGACGGTCCAGCCGCTAGCGAGAGCGCTCTCGCGCGCCTCCCGTGGTGTCCGTTTCCGCATACTCCCAGACTATCGAAGCGTCCCTGAGCCATTGCCCGGTGCGGCACCCCTGCCGGGCGCACCCACTGTCGACTAGTCTTTCGATCAGTGAGCGGGTGGACCAGTTCGTCCACCCTGCTTGAGATGTGTGAGTACTTACAGACCCGAAGGGAACCGCCGTGACGGAGCCGTCAAGGAAGAAGAAGGTCGTCCGCGTCAAGTCAGCGCCGAAGGCCGAGGCCCCTGCGGGCTCGCCGCGTGCGGCGAAGACGGAGTCCGGCGGGGCGAGTGGCGCCGGGAACGGGGTCACCTGGGCGCCGACCGCGGAGGCAAAGTCGCAGGCGACGCGCCTGCGCATCTTCGCCTGGGTTGCCTGGGTCGCCGCCATTGGCCTCGAGGCCTGGGCCATCTTCGGCGTCCTACGCCAGAACCCCGTCACGATGTGGTTGCTCATTCTCCTCATCGTCGTGATTGGCACACTTGCCGTCACCGGCTCGCTGCTGTGGAAGCAGGCGAACCGACTCGACCCGGCGTCGCGAGAAGACTCGATTCGGTTCTTTGTGCAGAATCAGCTCGGCGCCATCGTGACAGTCATCGCGTTCCTGCCGCTCATCATCCTGATCTTCCTCAACAAGGACATGAGCGGCAAGCAGAAAGCGCTCGCGGGCGGGCTCGGCATCGTCGTGCTGCTCGTCGCTGGCTTCCTCGGCACCTCAATCAACCCGCCCTCGGTCGAGCAGTACTCGGCGGAGTCGAACACGATCCAGCAGCTCACGGGCGAGGACCTCGTGTTCTGGACTAAGTCCGGCACGGTCTTCCACGTCTGCGCCGACGTGCCCGACGTCAACAAGGAGTCGCAGGACGGCACGATCTACTCGGGCACCGTCGCCGACGCTCACGCCGCAAACAAGGATCGTCTCACCAAGCGGTGGGAGTCAGAGGCAGTGAAGTACTGCGGCTACACGCAGGAGCAGGTGGACGCCGTCCTCGCGGGCGGCGACACCGCCCCTACCGACGAGGGCACCACCCCGGAGGAAACCCCGAGCGAGGCACCCGCGGAGTAGTCCCGCGTGGGCCCACCGCGTGCCGGGCCACGGACCTCCTCCTAGGATGAAGTTCGTGGCCCGGCATTTTTTTGATCTCGACGCGATCGGCGCCGGGCTCGTCGTAGCCGCGGCACGCCCCGAACTCGAGCGCGCGGCGCAGGTCGGCGCGATGGTCGTGACGGCCCCGCCCGGTACCGGCAAGACCACCTTCGTCCCGCCCCTCGTCGCACATCTCGTCGCTGAGCGCGCGGCCCGCCAGGGCGCCGACGCGCCGCCCCCGCGGGTGCTCCTCACCCAGCCGCGCCGCGTTGCGGTGCGCGCAGCGGCGCGCCGAATCGCCCAGCTCGACCGCAGCGACCTCGGCGGCGCGGTCGGGTTCACGGTGCGCGGAGAGCGCACCGTCGGCCGCGACACACAGCTCGAGGTGCTCACGCCCGGCGTGCTGCTCCGCCGGCTCATCTCCGACCCGAGCCTCGAGAACGTCGGCGCCGTCATCCTCGACGAGATCCACGAGCGCTCCGTCGACGGGGACTTGCTTCTCGGGCTCGTCTCCGAGGTACGGGCGCTGCGCGATGATCTGATCGTCGTGGCAATGTCGGCCACCCTCGACGCCGGACATGTCGCTGAGGTGCTGGGAGCCGCAGCGGGGGCGGGCCCCGCCCAGGTCGTGGAGATCCCCTCGGCGCTCTTTCCGCTGGACATCGAGCACGCGCCGTTCGACGGACCACGGCTCAACGAGCGCGGGGTCACCCGGGGGTTCCTGGCGCATCTAGCCGCCGTGACGCTGTCCTCGCAGCGCGCCGTCGGCACCGACGCGCTCGTATTCGTGCCCGGTGCCCGCGAGGTCGACGAGGTCGTGCGGCTCCTGCGTACGGGCGCTTCGGGCTCGCAGGCGGTCGAGATCCTCCCGCTCCATGGCAGGATCCCGGCTCGCGAGCAGGACCGCGCCGTGCAGGGGCGCGCCCACCCAGATGAGCCAGCGCGAATCGTCGTGAGCACCTCGCTTGCCGAGAGCGCACTGACCGTGCCGGGGGTGCGCCTCGTCGTCGACTCCGGGCTCTCGCGCGAGGTGCGCCGCGACCGGGCCCGTGACATGACCGGGCTCGTGACGGTCAGTTCCTCCCGCGCCAGCGCCGAGCAGCGCGCGGGCCGCGCGGCCCGCCAGGGCCCAGGACGCGCGGTACGCGCGTACTCAGAGACCGACTTCGCTCGGATGCCGGCCGCTTCGAATCCGGAGATTTCCTCCGCTGATCTCACCGACGCTGCGCTGCTGTTGGCCGCTTGGGGCGCCCCCGGCGGGCGCGGGATCGTGCTGCCCACTCCCCCGCCGCCCGCCTCGATGGCGCAGGCCGAGACCGTGCTGCACACCCTCGAACTCGTGGACGACACGGGGCGCGTCACGGCCCTCGGCAACCGGGTCGTGCGCATGCCCGTGGGCGTTCGCGAGGCCCGCGCATTGCTCGCGGGAGCCCGCGAACT
This genomic stretch from Leucobacter sp. CX169 harbors:
- a CDS encoding aldo/keto reductase — its product is MTRPVEVRPGSLADVPRRRIGHSDIVIPPVALGTSVFGWTMDRPTSVAVLDHYVDVGGEFIDTADNYAAGMSETMIGNWMRARRARDRVTLATKVGRGSEFPGLGRAAIHGAVDASLERLGTDHVDVLYFHIEDRAVPLEDSLAAAHELIQAGKVRVLGASNFSGARLVEARVLSAMGLPRFETIQEHYNLMHREEYEADISLAAGSQGLGVLPHYALAHGFLGGAYRRRADGIGNARRARAGQYLNRRGLRVLSVLDRISAQRGVSTARIALAWLLARPGVVAPVVSADSLVHVDELAAATTLLLDPEEIADLDRVSAPERRRNRELNRQVD
- a CDS encoding polyribonucleotide nucleotidyltransferase, with protein sequence MEGPEIKFAEAVLDNGKYGKRTIRFETGRLAQQAQGAVAAYLDEETMLLSATSASKQPKDHFDFFPLTIDVEERSYAAGKIPGSFFRREGRPSTEAILVCRLIDRPLRPSFVAGLRNEVQVVITVLSIAPGEFYDALAINAASASTQISGLPFSGPIAGVRLALIGTQWVAFPNVEQLSEAVFDLVVAGRVVTDAQGNEDVAIMMVEAEATEHSWELIRGGATKPNEAVVAEGLDAAKPFIAQLVKAQSELAAQSAKEIAFYPVFPPYSDETLAAVDALAREELAPIYLIADKQERQNADDALKARVKEAIAAKVEAGELPADANNQVSAAYKSVTKDIVRGRVLAEGVRMDGRGLSDIRALDAEVQVIPRVHGSAIFQRGETQILGVTTLNMLKMEQQIDSLSPIKSKRYLHHYNFPPYSTGETGRVGSPKRREIGHGFLAERALVPVLPSREEFPYAIRQVSEALSSNGSTSMGSVCASTLSLLNAGVPLRAPVAGIAMGLVSDQHNGETRYAALTDILGAEDALGDMDFKVAGTSEFITAIQLDTKLDGLPSDVLKGALAQAHEARLTILDVLNQAIDAPDEMAPTAPRVITVNIPVDKIGELIGPKGKTINGIQDETGADISIDDDGTVYIGAVDGPAAEAARAAVNAIANPQNPEVGEQYLGTVVKNATFGAFISLLPGKDGLLHISEVRKLAGGKRVENVDDVLSIGQKILVVITKVDDRGKLSLAPVLEEAAAEEAAAE
- the serA gene encoding phosphoglycerate dehydrogenase, yielding MSKPVVLIAEVLSPATISALGPDFEVVNVDGTDRPALLSALANADAILVRSATQVDAEAIAAAPKLKVVARAGVGLDNVDIKAATQAGVMVVNAPTSNIISAAELTVTHILGLARHLPRAHQSLSEGLWKRSSFTGIELYEKTVGIVGLGRIGALVAERLRGFGVELIAFDPYVTAARAQQLGVHLVSLEDLVARADFLTIHMPRTPETLGMIGAAELKAMKSTAYVVNVARGGLIDEAALAEALQAGEIAGAALDVFVQEPPADNSLTGLPNVNVTPHLGASTDEAQEKAGVSVAKSVRLALAGELVPDAVNVAGGAIDEYVRPGLPLTEKLGQVFAGLASGRITSLDVVVQGELQEHDVKVLQLAALKGLFAQIVSEPVSYVNAPLLAEQRGVAVRLITEAEAEDYRNVISLRGALEDGTQISVSGTLTGPKQIEKIVEVNGYDLELPFADHLIVFTYSDRPGIVAAYGGLLGEAGVNIAGLQIARDEKRGTALSVLSVDSPVSEELVAQLRTAIGTDEVRVVDLLGG
- a CDS encoding mechanosensitive ion channel family protein encodes the protein MTEPSRKKKVVRVKSAPKAEAPAGSPRAAKTESGGASGAGNGVTWAPTAEAKSQATRLRIFAWVAWVAAIGLEAWAIFGVLRQNPVTMWLLILLIVVIGTLAVTGSLLWKQANRLDPASREDSIRFFVQNQLGAIVTVIAFLPLIILIFLNKDMSGKQKALAGGLGIVVLLVAGFLGTSINPPSVEQYSAESNTIQQLTGEDLVFWTKSGTVFHVCADVPDVNKESQDGTIYSGTVADAHAANKDRLTKRWESEAVKYCGYTQEQVDAVLAGGDTAPTDEGTTPEETPSEAPAE
- the hrpB gene encoding ATP-dependent helicase HrpB, whose protein sequence is MKFVARHFFDLDAIGAGLVVAAARPELERAAQVGAMVVTAPPGTGKTTFVPPLVAHLVAERAARQGADAPPPRVLLTQPRRVAVRAAARRIAQLDRSDLGGAVGFTVRGERTVGRDTQLEVLTPGVLLRRLISDPSLENVGAVILDEIHERSVDGDLLLGLVSEVRALRDDLIVVAMSATLDAGHVAEVLGAAAGAGPAQVVEIPSALFPLDIEHAPFDGPRLNERGVTRGFLAHLAAVTLSSQRAVGTDALVFVPGAREVDEVVRLLRTGASGSQAVEILPLHGRIPAREQDRAVQGRAHPDEPARIVVSTSLAESALTVPGVRLVVDSGLSREVRRDRARDMTGLVTVSSSRASAEQRAGRAARQGPGRAVRAYSETDFARMPAASNPEISSADLTDAALLLAAWGAPGGRGIVLPTPPPPASMAQAETVLHTLELVDDTGRVTALGNRVVRMPVGVREARALLAGARELGDPALAAEVVAAFSDDHRDAGADLHALLRELRTGRTPGADRWRRERRRLEGIASEASVGPSPERTDTSTIGSAPASSGAIAGIVTALARPEWIARRVSEHSRTYLLASGTRAALPEGSGLLGSEWLAVREVQRSDARTADGTGAVIRLAASLAEADAFRLAGPLLTQARHASIQAGRVRVREERRLGAILLSSTPTAARAEDAGPAFAAELRATGLSALRWSEAATALRARLALVHRALGAPWPAMTDESLIHHLDDWLGPALSGLRAGESLHAISVAAALRGLLPWPEAARLDALAPERLALPSGSTAQIQYPDAEDSAAPPVVAVKLQELFGLAESPTLVDGRVSILFHLLSPARKPLAVTSDLVSFWNGPYQDVRKEMRGRYPKHPWPEDPWTAQATALTKRRLGQ